One genomic window of bacterium includes the following:
- a CDS encoding ATP-binding protein: MTAPAAALAPDLVAGLRRLKLARVRVIAPEVCQTAKTQRWAPDEFLRTLIEAELAARDESNLRGRVKQAGFPVVKSLDDFKVQASSVPQATFNYIAGLEWIRAKDNLCLVGPAGTGKSHLLVGVGHAAVQTGLRVRYFTASDLVETLYRGLADNSVGRVIDNLLRVDLVILDELGFAPLDPTGSQLFFRFIAAAYERRSLGLASHWPFDQWGHFLPDETTAVSMIDRILHHAVVVVTEGESFRMKEAKTRGGELARKKA; this comes from the coding sequence ATGACCGCTCCGGCGGCCGCTCTGGCGCCCGACTTGGTCGCCGGACTGCGTCGACTCAAGCTCGCTCGCGTCAGGGTCATCGCGCCCGAGGTCTGCCAGACCGCCAAGACTCAGCGCTGGGCACCAGACGAATTCCTGCGCACCCTCATCGAGGCCGAGCTTGCCGCCCGCGACGAGTCCAACCTGCGCGGCCGCGTCAAGCAGGCCGGCTTCCCGGTGGTCAAGAGCCTGGACGACTTCAAGGTCCAGGCCTCGTCGGTGCCGCAGGCAACCTTCAACTACATCGCCGGCCTGGAATGGATCCGCGCCAAGGATAACCTCTGTCTGGTCGGTCCCGCCGGCACCGGTAAGTCTCACCTTCTGGTTGGCGTCGGTCACGCCGCCGTGCAGACCGGGCTACGCGTTCGCTATTTCACCGCATCCGACCTCGTCGAGACGCTCTATCGCGGTCTGGCCGACAACTCGGTCGGTCGGGTCATCGACAACCTGCTCCGCGTCGACCTGGTCATCCTCGACGAGCTAGGGTTCGCCCCTCTTGACCCAACCGGAAGTCAGCTCTTCTTCCGCTTCATCGCCGCCGCCTATGAGCGACGCAGCCTGGGCCTCGCCAGTCACTGGCCCTTCGACCAGTGGGGTCACTTCCTTCCCGACGAGACCACCGCCGTTTCAATGATTGATCGCATCCTCCACCACGCGGTCGTGGTCGTCACCGAGGGCGAGTCCTTCCGCATGAAAGAGGCCAAGACTAGAGGAGGTGAGCTGGCTAGAAAGAAGGCTTGA
- a CDS encoding LysE family translocator has translation MDSELLAFAGVSLLLAVTPGPDMAVVTKNALAHGRRGVILTTTGIALALSIWVTATAVGLSALLRTSSELLFMLKIAGAAYLAYLGLRALNDSRRRPADLLAGTPPPAPAHAIFRQGFLSALTNPKLGVFFVTFLPQFVAPGQALLPRLLLLGLVFAVIGWTWMNVYGIFVTRIRDFITAPRVRQWMERVTGVVLLGFGARLAVERL, from the coding sequence GTGGACTCCGAGCTCCTCGCCTTCGCCGGCGTCTCGCTGCTCCTGGCGGTGACGCCCGGCCCTGACATGGCGGTCGTCACCAAGAACGCGCTGGCTCACGGCCGGCGGGGAGTCATCCTGACCACGACCGGCATCGCCCTCGCGCTGTCGATCTGGGTCACCGCCACGGCGGTCGGCCTCTCGGCTTTGCTGCGCACCTCGAGCGAGCTGCTGTTCATGCTCAAAATTGCCGGCGCCGCCTATCTCGCGTACCTGGGCTTGCGCGCGCTCAACGATTCGCGGCGCCGGCCCGCCGACCTCCTGGCCGGCACGCCGCCGCCCGCGCCCGCGCATGCCATCTTCCGGCAGGGATTTCTTTCCGCCCTCACCAATCCCAAGCTGGGAGTGTTCTTCGTCACCTTCCTGCCGCAGTTCGTGGCTCCGGGACAGGCGCTGCTGCCCCGCCTGCTCTTGCTGGGGCTGGTCTTCGCCGTGATCGGATGGACCTGGATGAACGTCTACGGCATCTTCGTCACGCGGATCCGCGACTTCATCACCGCGCCGCGCGTTCGCCAGTGGATGGAACGGGTCACGGGCGTGGTCCTGCTCGGCTTCGGAGCCCGGCTGGCGGTCGAGCGGCTATAG
- a CDS encoding zinc ribbon domain-containing protein translates to MRRSAGGGAEAGPAATGRGRLMAAQPRFCGRCGSRLVPGAGFCGRCGAAQVPQAMAAPAPYTYPMAQRTAYPTVGRSKLAPIAIAGGLLVILAIAMLGVSALAVSRAVGNHPACKAGCGPKILTPLPESSTYRSAAFKYEVDYSAQWTVRNQDADGISFGTKLGTLQVTGMKAGQPLDSVMRSTVSALPSSEWQDVSQVSGLKGAHIGSQDGIGAVYAANLIGANSQAAKVRFAVIVASRQGVTVVILAVGPADPKNSPHGMPEGQEFDYLCQEFRWG, encoded by the coding sequence GTGCGGCGCAGCGCGGGCGGCGGCGCCGAAGCAGGGCCGGCCGCGACCGGGCGGGGCCGCCTGATGGCCGCCCAGCCGCGTTTCTGCGGCCGATGCGGCAGCCGGCTCGTCCCCGGCGCCGGGTTCTGCGGTCGATGCGGCGCGGCCCAGGTCCCCCAGGCGATGGCGGCGCCGGCCCCCTACACCTACCCGATGGCCCAGCGCACGGCTTACCCCACGGTGGGCCGGTCCAAGCTCGCACCGATCGCGATCGCCGGCGGCCTGCTCGTGATCCTGGCGATCGCGATGTTGGGAGTGAGCGCGCTGGCGGTGTCTCGAGCCGTCGGGAATCACCCGGCGTGCAAGGCCGGCTGCGGTCCCAAGATCCTCACCCCGCTGCCGGAGTCCAGCACCTACCGCAGCGCGGCGTTCAAGTACGAGGTGGACTACAGCGCGCAGTGGACCGTGCGCAACCAGGACGCCGATGGGATCTCGTTCGGCACCAAGCTCGGCACGCTTCAGGTCACGGGCATGAAGGCCGGCCAGCCTCTCGACTCGGTGATGCGGAGCACGGTCTCGGCCCTGCCCTCGTCCGAGTGGCAGGACGTGAGCCAGGTCTCAGGGTTGAAGGGCGCGCACATCGGCAGCCAGGATGGGATCGGAGCCGTCTACGCCGCGAACCTAATCGGCGCGAACTCGCAGGCGGCCAAGGTGCGGTTTGCCGTCATCGTCGCCAGCCGGCAGGGAGTGACCGTGGTCATCCTTGCCGTCGGGCCGGCCGACCCGAAAAATTCCCCGCACGGCATGCCCGAGGGGCAGGAGTTCGACTACCTGTGCCAGGAGTTCCGCTGGGGCTAG
- a CDS encoding PrsW family intramembrane metalloprotease, translated as MGKHGRGGAGCRVDPLHQGWRGMSPSERRGGREKDASDSGARPHEAPPLVTCPHCAMPVPAGAFCGHCGAHLTSASRSRRHAFAAVPSEAVAHVAIISTLFPHLPHRRGGAFRTALIAGIAAVVLLAALHLFAPATAAATFLLPALYLLYLYEVEVYESEPWLVIGATMVAGVVLGYAFITFAGGAVAHLNLTGDRENAFVLAGVALPIVAQALMLAGPLFLFLLGGRFREPLDGLTFGAASALGFTLSSSLAAFWPLINGPLVATGAPLDWSLRLLQAGILVSLVNASTTALIAASVWLHRYNRRRAGRPWASSILAALVVAIGSQVLLATLDLALPDLVTVVASRVLATVAVLLYVRLVIHEALLAEGAEHEIGPDGPCPECHRVVPAMTFCPACGAARAAAPKQGRPRPGGAA; from the coding sequence ATGGGGAAGCATGGACGGGGCGGCGCTGGATGCCGCGTGGATCCTCTACATCAAGGGTGGCGGGGCATGAGCCCTTCCGAACGCCGTGGCGGGCGGGAAAAGGACGCCAGTGATAGCGGCGCCCGTCCGCACGAGGCACCGCCGCTAGTCACGTGTCCGCACTGCGCGATGCCGGTGCCTGCCGGCGCATTCTGCGGCCACTGCGGCGCGCACCTCACGTCCGCCAGCCGTTCGCGCCGCCACGCCTTCGCGGCCGTGCCCTCCGAGGCGGTGGCGCACGTGGCCATCATCAGCACGCTGTTCCCGCATCTGCCCCATCGCCGCGGCGGCGCCTTCCGCACCGCGCTCATCGCCGGCATCGCCGCGGTCGTGTTGCTGGCGGCCCTGCACCTGTTCGCTCCGGCCACGGCCGCCGCGACGTTCCTGCTGCCGGCGCTCTACTTGCTGTACCTGTACGAGGTCGAGGTGTACGAGAGCGAGCCATGGCTCGTCATCGGGGCAACGATGGTCGCCGGCGTGGTGCTCGGCTACGCCTTCATCACGTTCGCGGGCGGCGCCGTCGCCCACCTGAACCTCACGGGCGACAGGGAGAACGCTTTCGTGCTCGCCGGCGTGGCCCTCCCCATCGTCGCGCAAGCCCTGATGCTCGCCGGGCCGCTGTTCCTCTTCCTATTGGGAGGCCGGTTTCGCGAGCCGCTCGACGGCCTCACCTTCGGCGCGGCGTCGGCGCTCGGATTCACCCTGAGCAGCTCGCTCGCCGCGTTCTGGCCGCTGATCAACGGCCCGCTGGTCGCGACCGGCGCCCCACTCGATTGGTCCCTCCGGCTGCTCCAGGCGGGCATCCTTGTCTCACTCGTCAACGCCAGCACGACCGCCCTGATCGCGGCATCGGTGTGGCTGCATCGTTACAACCGGCGTCGGGCAGGCCGGCCGTGGGCATCGAGCATCCTTGCGGCCCTGGTCGTCGCCATCGGATCGCAGGTCCTGCTCGCCACGCTCGACCTCGCCCTCCCCGACCTCGTCACGGTGGTGGCGAGCCGCGTGCTGGCGACGGTCGCGGTGCTGCTCTACGTCCGTTTGGTGATCCACGAGGCGCTTCTGGCTGAAGGCGCCGAACACGAAATCGGTCCCGACGGGCCGTGCCCCGAGTGTCACCGGGTCGTGCCGGCGATGACGTTCTGTCCGGCGTGCGGCGCAGCGCGGGCGGCGGCGCCGAAGCAGGGCCGGCCGCGACCGGGCGGGGCCGCCTGA
- a CDS encoding cation transporter — MKSLGRRPELVALGSVFIGVALVLGKLIVGLLTGSLGILSEAVHSTLDLVASAFTLIAVRTSRKPADSEHPYGHGRAENLAAFAEGVLLMVTAAGIAFEALRRLLVGGGIVNPAGYAFALLLATLLVEAGRAGILRRVGRLADSEAMLADATNRLADVLATLGVLAGLVGVRMGFAWADSVAALLVAAIIARAAALLAWHSGDILIDRAPAGAEKQLRAAIQGVSGVREVRSVRVRRSGPNLIGDASVATARMLSVEAAGALASDVKLKARSVLPTLDLTVLVEGQAQPSDLVERIHAAAARNGGVRDLHNVTVEREADGSLHLTMHAKLPGDITLARATRASAGLEHTLRTELPEATRIDIHLEPMEPHLVAGEDVTARRANLAARMREVVASHPDVQRCVDVELSDRHHRIHAHVVAEVSGHVSLEHAHQIETELEENIRRAMPEVHEVVARATA, encoded by the coding sequence ATGAAATCGCTGGGACGGCGCCCTGAGCTCGTCGCCCTCGGCTCGGTTTTCATCGGCGTGGCGCTGGTGCTGGGCAAGCTCATCGTCGGCCTGCTCACCGGAAGCCTCGGCATCCTGAGTGAGGCGGTCCACTCGACCCTCGACCTGGTGGCGAGCGCTTTCACCCTGATCGCCGTCCGCACCTCGCGCAAGCCCGCCGACTCCGAGCACCCGTACGGGCACGGCCGGGCCGAGAACCTGGCTGCTTTCGCCGAGGGCGTTCTGCTGATGGTCACCGCGGCGGGGATAGCGTTCGAAGCGCTGCGCCGGCTGCTGGTGGGCGGCGGCATCGTCAACCCCGCCGGTTACGCCTTCGCGCTCCTGCTCGCGACCCTGCTGGTCGAGGCAGGCCGGGCCGGCATCCTGCGGCGGGTGGGCCGTTTGGCGGACAGCGAAGCGATGCTGGCCGACGCCACCAACCGGCTCGCCGACGTCCTTGCCACGCTTGGCGTCCTCGCCGGGCTGGTGGGCGTGCGCATGGGCTTTGCCTGGGCGGACTCGGTGGCGGCGCTGCTGGTGGCCGCGATCATCGCGCGCGCCGCCGCGCTGCTGGCCTGGCACTCGGGCGACATTCTCATCGACCGCGCACCGGCTGGAGCCGAGAAGCAGCTGCGCGCCGCCATCCAGGGTGTGAGCGGGGTCCGCGAGGTGAGATCCGTACGCGTGCGCCGGTCTGGGCCCAACCTCATCGGCGACGCCAGCGTCGCGACCGCCCGCATGCTCTCGGTCGAAGCGGCCGGAGCCCTCGCCAGTGACGTCAAGCTCAAAGCCCGCTCGGTCCTGCCCACCCTCGACCTGACCGTGCTCGTCGAGGGACAGGCGCAGCCGAGTGACCTGGTCGAGCGCATCCATGCCGCGGCGGCACGCAACGGCGGCGTGCGCGACCTCCACAACGTGACGGTGGAGCGTGAAGCCGACGGGTCGTTGCACCTCACGATGCACGCGAAACTGCCTGGAGACATAACGCTCGCCAGGGCGACCCGGGCCAGCGCCGGACTAGAGCACACCCTGCGCACAGAGCTGCCGGAGGCCACGCGCATCGACATCCACCTCGAGCCGATGGAGCCGCATCTGGTGGCGGGAGAGGACGTTACCGCGCGACGGGCCAACCTCGCCGCGCGGATGCGCGAAGTGGTCGCCTCGCATCCCGACGTGCAGCGATGCGTCGACGTCGAGCTGAGCGACCGCCACCACCGCATCCATGCGCACGTCGTCGCCGAGGTTTCCGGCCACGTCAGCCTGGAGCATGCGCACCAGATCGAAACCGAGCTGGAGGAGAACATCCGGCGCGCCATGCCAGAGGTCCATGAGGTGGTGGCGCGGGCGACCGCATGA
- a CDS encoding potassium channel protein, producing MRKARAPNPLLRFRLAIVLLAVVIVCGIAGYMLIDGWNLLDAFYMVIITISTVGYTEVHPQAAAGKVFTSALIVVGVATMLYGFGVFAETLADNAFGNYRRERQLERRLSQLRDHFIICGYGRIGTQIVAEFERHKVRYAVIDQTEEALGRLRAEDRLHVEGDASSEDILKQAGIERARGLISAVDSDERAVYITLAARALSPELYIIARGGRPESIRRLELAGATRAISPYLMAGHRMAELAVRPAVVDVLDTLHHRESEIGVEEMLVTAGMAAAGKTIQESGLLDPSAARLLALRRRDGSLHVSPDGDLRLEAGDLVIALGSENQLFASAAMLK from the coding sequence GTGAGGAAAGCGCGCGCGCCCAACCCGCTGCTCCGATTTCGACTTGCGATCGTGCTCCTCGCCGTGGTCATCGTCTGCGGCATCGCCGGTTACATGTTGATCGACGGGTGGAATCTGCTCGACGCGTTCTACATGGTGATCATCACCATCAGCACGGTCGGATACACCGAGGTCCACCCTCAGGCCGCCGCGGGCAAGGTCTTCACCTCGGCGCTCATCGTGGTCGGGGTGGCTACCATGCTGTATGGCTTCGGCGTGTTCGCCGAGACCCTGGCCGACAACGCGTTTGGCAACTACAGGAGGGAGCGCCAGTTGGAGCGCAGGCTGAGCCAGCTCCGCGACCACTTCATCATCTGCGGCTACGGCCGCATCGGGACCCAGATCGTGGCTGAGTTCGAACGGCACAAGGTCCGGTACGCGGTCATCGACCAGACCGAAGAGGCATTGGGACGGCTGCGCGCCGAGGACAGGCTTCACGTCGAGGGCGACGCATCCAGCGAGGACATCCTGAAGCAGGCGGGGATCGAGCGGGCCCGAGGCTTGATCTCAGCGGTGGATTCAGACGAGCGTGCCGTCTACATCACGCTCGCCGCTCGGGCGCTCAGCCCGGAGCTCTACATCATCGCGAGGGGGGGCCGCCCGGAATCGATACGGCGGCTGGAGCTGGCGGGCGCGACGCGGGCCATCTCGCCCTACCTGATGGCCGGGCATCGAATGGCCGAGCTCGCGGTCCGCCCCGCGGTGGTCGACGTTCTGGACACCCTCCATCACCGCGAGTCGGAGATCGGCGTGGAGGAGATGCTCGTCACGGCGGGCATGGCCGCCGCCGGCAAGACCATCCAGGAGTCCGGATTGCTCGACCCATCCGCGGCCAGGTTGCTCGCGCTGCGACGGCGCGACGGATCCTTGCACGTCAGCCCGGACGGCGACCTGCGACTGGAAGCGGGTGACCTGGTCATCGCGTTGGGCTCGGAGAACCAGCTCTTCGCCTCAGCCGCCATGCTCAAATAA
- a CDS encoding class II fumarate hydratase, with the protein MGDVFEPAPHDVGHQRVNGVAADVDRGETHRFLTLESPSVPQKKGVRVERDSMGEMEVPADAYYGASTQRAVLNFPISGQPFPRRFIRALGLVKKAAAQTNAGLGLLTRRRARAISAAAQEVIDGKLDDQFPIDIYQTGSGTSTNTNANEVIANRATEILGGERGSKLVHPNDHVNLCQSSNDVIPTAIQLSSAMAIAGELIPALRQLLKALEAKGDEFWPVMKTGRTHLQDATPIRLGQEFKGYAGQVEESIRRAQAAVDELVRVPLGGTAVGTGLNSHAQYARMTCARLSRATGLSVREARNHFHAQATLDVLVAAHGALRTIASSLWKIGSDIRLMGTGPIAGLGELRLPETQPGSSIMPGKVNPVIVESLTMAAARVFGNDLTVTLCGQSGSLFEMNVMMPVAGVAALESITLLATSARNFSERCVEGLQATDRGPELVERSPMLATALNPVIGYDEAAKIAKESIRTGRSIRQLARSKGVSEAVLNKVLDLGKMTKPGLEGPGGGG; encoded by the coding sequence ATGGGCGACGTCTTCGAGCCGGCCCCTCACGACGTCGGCCACCAGCGCGTGAACGGTGTTGCTGCCGATGTCGACCGCGGCGAGACGCATAGGTTCCTCACTCTAGAATCTCCCTCGGTGCCACAGAAGAAAGGCGTTCGCGTCGAGCGGGACTCCATGGGCGAGATGGAGGTCCCCGCGGACGCTTACTACGGCGCCTCGACGCAGCGGGCGGTCCTCAACTTTCCGATCTCCGGCCAGCCGTTTCCCCGCCGCTTCATCCGCGCGCTCGGATTGGTCAAGAAGGCTGCCGCCCAGACCAACGCCGGGCTCGGCCTGCTGACGAGGCGGCGGGCGCGCGCGATCAGCGCCGCCGCGCAAGAGGTCATCGACGGCAAGCTCGACGATCAGTTCCCCATCGACATCTATCAGACCGGGTCGGGAACCTCGACCAACACCAACGCCAACGAGGTGATCGCCAATCGCGCCACCGAGATCCTCGGCGGGGAACGCGGCTCGAAGCTGGTGCACCCGAACGACCACGTGAACCTGTGCCAATCCTCCAACGACGTCATCCCGACCGCGATCCAGCTGTCGAGCGCGATGGCGATCGCCGGCGAGCTCATCCCCGCGCTGAGGCAGCTGCTCAAAGCCCTCGAGGCCAAGGGCGACGAGTTCTGGCCGGTGATGAAGACCGGCCGGACCCACCTCCAGGACGCGACCCCCATCCGGCTCGGCCAGGAGTTCAAGGGCTACGCGGGCCAGGTCGAGGAATCCATTCGCCGGGCGCAGGCCGCCGTGGATGAGCTGGTTCGGGTGCCCCTTGGCGGAACGGCCGTCGGCACCGGCCTCAACTCCCACGCCCAGTACGCCCGGATGACCTGCGCCCGGCTGTCGCGCGCGACCGGGTTGAGCGTACGCGAGGCGCGCAATCACTTCCACGCGCAGGCGACCCTCGACGTCCTGGTGGCCGCGCACGGCGCGCTGCGAACGATTGCGTCCAGCCTCTGGAAGATCGGCTCCGACATCCGGCTCATGGGCACCGGGCCCATCGCGGGACTCGGCGAGCTGCGGCTGCCGGAAACGCAGCCCGGATCGAGCATCATGCCGGGCAAGGTCAATCCAGTGATCGTGGAGTCGCTCACGATGGCCGCCGCGCGAGTGTTCGGCAACGACCTCACGGTCACCCTCTGCGGCCAGTCGGGGAGCCTGTTCGAAATGAATGTGATGATGCCGGTGGCGGGAGTCGCGGCCCTCGAGTCGATCACCCTGCTGGCGACGTCAGCGCGCAACTTCTCCGAGCGATGCGTCGAAGGCCTTCAGGCGACCGACCGCGGGCCTGAGCTGGTCGAGCGGAGCCCCATGCTGGCGACAGCGCTCAACCCGGTCATCGGCTACGACGAGGCGGCGAAGATCGCCAAAGAGTCGATCCGCACCGGGCGCTCGATCCGGCAGCTCGCCCGGAGCAAGGGCGTGAGCGAAGCCGTGCTCAACAAGGTCCTCGACCTGGGCAAGATGACCAAGCCCGGCCTCGAAGGACCCGGCGGAGGCGGCTAG
- a CDS encoding cation transporter: MEHVSDRGRTLKRALALTALILAVEFAGGLISHSLALLSDAGHVLTDVFALGLAWFAVEQAKRPADQRRSYGYHRVSILAALVNSVTLIVIVIAIAYEAVRRLMSPEPVQGGVVIVTALVGIAINSFVALSLHGDEKSLNLRAALLHVTGDLAASGGVVIAGAVILLTGWLYIDPLLSLGIAALIAWGAWRIVRETVNLLLEGTPGEIDLAAVTAEITSTELVTAMHDLHVWALSSDETALSCHVVIGECPLGDAEHVVRDLESRLCGRFSIGHTTIQVESCHPCGEIHHGAGDHNHPHQHVVFVSPGSGAEELPPAAGSSARQR; this comes from the coding sequence ATGGAGCACGTGAGCGACCGCGGCCGGACCCTGAAGCGGGCGCTGGCCCTCACCGCCCTGATTCTCGCGGTCGAGTTTGCCGGGGGCCTGATCTCCCACTCCCTGGCGCTTCTCTCCGATGCCGGGCATGTGCTCACCGACGTCTTTGCGCTCGGCCTTGCCTGGTTCGCGGTGGAGCAGGCCAAGCGCCCCGCCGACCAGCGCCGCAGCTACGGGTACCACCGCGTGAGCATCCTTGCCGCGCTCGTCAACTCAGTGACCTTGATCGTGATCGTGATCGCCATCGCGTACGAGGCGGTTCGCCGGCTGATGAGCCCGGAACCGGTCCAGGGCGGCGTGGTGATCGTCACCGCGCTGGTCGGCATCGCCATCAATTCGTTCGTCGCCCTCAGCCTGCACGGCGACGAGAAGAGCTTGAACCTGCGAGCGGCGCTTCTCCACGTCACCGGCGACCTCGCCGCCTCCGGGGGCGTGGTGATTGCGGGCGCCGTCATCCTGCTCACCGGCTGGCTCTACATCGACCCGCTGCTGTCGCTGGGCATCGCGGCCCTGATCGCGTGGGGCGCTTGGAGGATCGTGCGCGAGACGGTGAACCTGCTCCTCGAAGGCACGCCAGGCGAGATCGATCTCGCCGCCGTGACGGCTGAGATCACGAGCACCGAGCTCGTGACGGCCATGCACGACCTGCACGTCTGGGCGCTGTCGTCGGACGAGACGGCTCTCAGCTGCCACGTCGTGATCGGGGAATGCCCGCTGGGCGATGCCGAGCACGTCGTCCGCGACCTGGAGAGCCGGCTGTGCGGCCGTTTCTCGATCGGACACACGACCATCCAGGTCGAGAGCTGTCACCCGTGCGGTGAGATCCACCACGGTGCGGGCGACCACAACCACCCGCACCAGCACGTGGTGTTCGTCAGCCCTGGGTCTGGTGCAGAAGAGCTCCCTCCCGCCGCAGGATCCTCCGCGCGACAGCGATAG
- a CDS encoding long-chain fatty acid--CoA ligase, with amino-acid sequence MNPDTIADRTTVGVFFRQAARFGDRPLVHHPDGEAWKVATWADMKRGVLAIASALIDAGVKAGDHVVLISENRVEWLYCDFGIQAAGAVTVPIYSGTVPHMAQVIAADCEAVLAIASDEGMAAKLKAAGPLRRIVRMDVEVAEWLQAPPRRMEEIAARLERIGPDGICTIVYTSGTTGDPKGAELTHRNFVDSARAVMQVFPLEPGDSTLSWLPYSHVFERINGTFTLLSFGGQMWISRGVEHLAEDLVKVRPTILVSVPRVYEKMHAAVMQRVRAASPIRRALFNWAIRVGIRFSHEARPGPALTAERRLAERVVLAALRRRLTGGRLRFVISGGAALARDIEEFFWAIGVPILNGWGLTETSSGVCSNTLSRHRFLTVGKPFPGVELKIAEDGEILVKSPGNMSGYHNNPGATADMIKDGWIYTGDIGEIDEDGFLKITDRKKDLIKTAGGKYVAPQPLEFQIQRDEFVEQAVVIGESRPYVTALIVPDWDAVTQKVPGRPEDLVDDERVIGLIQPGVDALNKTLGNWESIKRFRLLPHPFTEGGGEITPTLKIKRRVIAQKYAAQIDAMYTAGTQPA; translated from the coding sequence CTGAACCCCGATACCATCGCCGACCGCACGACGGTCGGCGTCTTCTTCAGGCAGGCGGCTCGCTTCGGCGACCGGCCCCTTGTTCATCACCCCGACGGCGAGGCCTGGAAGGTCGCCACCTGGGCGGACATGAAGCGCGGCGTGCTGGCGATCGCTTCCGCCCTCATCGATGCCGGCGTCAAGGCGGGCGATCACGTCGTGCTCATCAGCGAGAACCGCGTCGAATGGCTGTATTGCGACTTCGGCATCCAGGCGGCGGGAGCGGTCACCGTGCCGATCTATTCGGGCACCGTCCCCCACATGGCTCAGGTCATCGCCGCCGACTGCGAGGCGGTGCTGGCGATCGCATCCGATGAGGGGATGGCCGCCAAGCTGAAGGCCGCAGGCCCTCTCCGCCGCATCGTGCGCATGGACGTCGAGGTGGCGGAGTGGCTGCAGGCGCCCCCGCGGCGCATGGAGGAGATCGCCGCCCGGCTCGAGCGGATCGGTCCGGACGGCATCTGCACCATTGTCTACACCTCGGGCACGACGGGCGATCCGAAAGGCGCCGAGCTCACCCACCGCAACTTCGTCGATTCGGCTCGTGCGGTCATGCAGGTCTTCCCGCTCGAGCCGGGCGACTCGACCCTCTCCTGGCTGCCTTACTCGCACGTGTTCGAGCGCATCAACGGCACCTTCACGCTGCTTTCGTTCGGCGGCCAGATGTGGATCTCGCGCGGTGTCGAACACCTGGCCGAAGACCTGGTGAAGGTGCGGCCCACCATCCTCGTCAGCGTCCCGCGCGTGTACGAGAAGATGCACGCTGCGGTCATGCAGCGCGTTCGAGCGGCGAGTCCCATCCGCCGGGCGCTGTTCAACTGGGCGATCCGGGTCGGGATACGCTTTTCTCACGAGGCCCGGCCGGGACCCGCGCTCACCGCCGAGCGCCGGCTCGCCGAGCGAGTCGTCCTGGCGGCCCTCCGGCGCCGCCTGACCGGTGGGCGCCTCCGATTCGTCATCAGCGGCGGTGCGGCGCTGGCGCGCGACATCGAAGAGTTCTTCTGGGCGATCGGCGTGCCGATCCTCAACGGTTGGGGCTTGACCGAGACCTCGTCGGGGGTTTGCTCGAACACCCTCTCACGGCACCGCTTCCTCACCGTCGGCAAGCCGTTTCCGGGCGTCGAGCTGAAGATCGCCGAGGACGGAGAGATCCTGGTCAAGAGCCCGGGCAACATGTCCGGCTACCACAACAACCCCGGCGCGACCGCCGACATGATCAAGGACGGCTGGATCTACACCGGGGACATCGGGGAGATCGACGAGGATGGCTTCCTCAAGATCACCGATCGCAAGAAGGACCTGATCAAGACCGCGGGCGGCAAGTACGTGGCGCCGCAGCCGCTCGAGTTCCAGATCCAGCGCGACGAATTCGTCGAGCAGGCCGTGGTCATCGGGGAGAGCCGGCCCTACGTGACCGCGCTGATCGTCCCCGACTGGGACGCGGTCACTCAGAAGGTGCCCGGGCGTCCGGAAGACCTGGTCGACGACGAGCGCGTGATCGGCCTCATTCAGCCCGGCGTCGACGCCCTCAACAAGACCCTGGGCAACTGGGAGTCGATCAAGCGCTTCAGGCTGCTGCCCCACCCGTTCACAGAGGGGGGCGGCGAGATCACCCCGACCCTCAAGATCAAGCGCCGGGTGATCGCCCAGAAGTACGCGGCGCAGATCGACGCGATGTACACGGCAGGCACCCAGCCCGCGTAA
- a CDS encoding transcription elongation factor GreA: MDLTEPVLLTPEGLEKLKRNLEVALNRRAEAGERLKEAFQPGDIEDNPEYEQAKEEVGLLDSRIYELQEMIGRAQIIRDTHSSVAGPGSTIEVVDTEGAAETYHLVGAVESDPSAGRISVESPVGRALVGRKKGDRVTVSVPSGTLTLTIKAVK, encoded by the coding sequence ATGGATCTAACTGAACCTGTCTTGCTGACGCCGGAGGGGCTGGAGAAGCTCAAGCGCAACCTCGAGGTCGCGCTGAACCGGCGTGCCGAGGCGGGCGAGCGCCTGAAGGAGGCGTTTCAGCCCGGTGACATCGAGGACAACCCCGAGTACGAGCAGGCGAAGGAGGAGGTGGGACTCCTCGACAGCCGGATCTACGAGCTCCAGGAGATGATCGGCCGGGCGCAGATCATCAGGGACACGCACTCCAGCGTGGCCGGGCCGGGCTCGACGATCGAGGTCGTCGACACCGAAGGCGCCGCCGAAACCTACCATCTGGTGGGCGCGGTGGAGTCCGACCCGTCGGCCGGCCGTATCTCCGTCGAGTCGCCCGTCGGCCGCGCCCTGGTGGGCCGGAAGAAGGGGGACAGGGTTACGGTGAGCGTACCGTCGGGCACGCTCACGCTCACGATCAAGGCGGTCAAATAA